The proteins below come from a single Aegilops tauschii subsp. strangulata cultivar AL8/78 chromosome 6, Aet v6.0, whole genome shotgun sequence genomic window:
- the LOC109756571 gene encoding probable E3 ubiquitin-protein ligase XBOS32, whose translation MGFLSLVGNSFGCSASGERLVSAARDGDLQEARALLEYNPRLARYSTFGGRNSPLHYAAAQGHHEIVSLLLESGVEINLRNYRGQTALMQACQYGHWEVVQTLMLFNANIHRTDYLNGGTAIHFAALHGHARCLRLVLADYVPSIPNFLNQTNHRSTEEVSDADFDDDGLVKMVNWKADGGLTPLHMAALNGHVECVQLLLDLGASVSEVTIEDGTTIDLIGSGSTPLHYAACGGNAVCCQLLIARGANLAAKNASGSTPLMVAHSWHRNSIEEILSNEPGGQIRTLASPYLCLPLMSIMSIARECGWRYLNKSPVCIDPCAVCLDGSCSVAAEGCKHEFCTRCALYLCSTSYTSANPAGAIPCPLCRHPITSFVALPGTSPIREQLPRNSLSLSFCATCPAVSSDSAAPGGGHPYRASAELHCGGGMRMPPMGSSSFRSLSCQAMKLNPSFCMGAMDTNPCLIRCSRFGSSLGRSASHGEANRRGAWPVTFSPIVATSS comes from the exons ATGGGGTTCCTCAGCCTCGTGGGCAACTCCTTCGGGTGCTCGGCCTCCGGCGAGCGCCTCGTCTCCGCTGCCCGGGACGGCGACCTGCAGGAGGCGCGCGCGCTCCTCGAGTACAACCCCCGGCTGGCCCGCTACTCcacattcggcggccgcaactcGCCGCTGCACTACGCCGCGGCGCAGGGTCACCATGAG ATTGTTTCTCTGTTGCTCGAATCCGGTGTGGAGATCAACCTCAGGAATTACAGGGGGCAG ACTGCTCTGATGCAAGCTTGCCAATATGGCCACTGGGAGGTTGTTCAGACACTAATGCTCTTCAATGCAAAT ATCCACAGGACAGATTATTTGAATGGCGGGACTGCTATCCACTTTGCTGCGCTGCATGGTCATGCCCGGTGCCTTCGTCTTGTGCTTGCAGATTATGTGCCAAGCATCCCAAACTTCTTAAACCAGACGAACCACAGATCGACTGAAGAAGTTTCAGATGCTGATTTTGATGATGA TGGTTTGGTCAAGATGGTAAACTGGAAGGCAGATGGAGGCCTAACCCCACTTCATATGGCAGCATTAAATGGCCATGTAGAGTGTGTACAGTTGTTATTGGACCTGGGGGCATCTGTTTCTGAAGTCACCATTGAAGATGGAACAACTATCGACCTTATAG GATCAGGTAGCACCCCACTTCATTATGCTGCTTGTGGTGGAAATGCTGTATGTTGTCAA CTTCTTATTGCTCGAGGAGCCAACCTTGCTGCCAAAAATGCTAGTGG CTCGACCCCGTTAATGGTAGCTCATTCATGGCATAGAAACTCTATTGAGGAAATTTTGAGTAATGAACCAGGGGGTCAAATACGTACTCTTGCTTCTCCATATTTGTGCCTCCCACTTATGAGTATCATGAGCATTGCCAG GGAGTGTGGTTGGAGGTACCTAAACAAGTCACCTGTATGTATTGACCCATGTGCTGTCTGCTTAGATGGGAGCTGCTCTGTTGCTGCAGAAG GATGCAAACATGAGTTCTGCACGAGATGCGCCCTGTACCTCTGCTCGACCAGCTACACGTCGGCGAACCCCGCGGGCGCCATACCGTGCCCGCTCTGCCGGCACCCGATCACCTCCTTCGTGGCGCTCCCCGGCACGAGCCCGATAAGGGAGCAGCTCCCTCGGAACAGCCTCTCGCTGTCCTTCTGCGCGACGTGCCCGGCAGTGAGCTCCGACTCGGCGGCCCCTGGTGGAGGCCATCCGTACCGGGCCAGCGCCGAGCTCCACTGCGGCGGGGGCATGCGCATGCCGCCGATGGGGTCGTCGTCGTTCCGGTCCCTGAGCTGCCAGGCGATGAAGCTGAACCCGTCGTTCTGCATGGGCGCCATGGACACCAACCCGTGCCTCATCCGGTGCTCGCGGTTCGGGTCGAGCCTGGGCCGGTCGGCGTCCCACGGCGAGGCCAACAGGCGAGGGGCGTGGCCCGTGACATTCAGCCCCATCGTCGCCACCAGCAGCTGA